GCAGCGGCGTGCGCATTCATCCGAGTGTGCTGCAGTTGTCGCGCCGCAAGCCGGCGGCTCCATGAGACGCGACAAATCCACAGGGCGTCCGACCCTGGGTTCGGTCATCGGCCGCGGGCACTTGATCGTGGCGCTGGTTGCCGTGGCAATGGCCAGTGTGTCCCTGACCCTGCTGGGCGTGCTGGCGCTGCGGGTCTATGCCGATCACAACCTGCACTTGATCGCTCGTTCGATCAGTTACACCGTGGAAGCAGCGGTGGTGTTCAACGACAAGCCTGCCGCGACGGAGGCGCTGGCGTTGATCGCCTCGACTGAAGAGGTGGCAGACGCGCAGGTGCTGGACAGCCAGGGTCAGTTGCTGGCGCGATGGCAGCGACCGGAAAACGGTTTGTTTTCCGGGCTGGAAATGCAGATCACGCGGATAGTGCTGGAAAAACCGATCAGCCTGCCGATCCTGCACCAGGATCGCGAGATCGGCCGGATCCTGTTGATCGGTCACGGCGGCAGCCTGATGCAGTTTCTGTTGAGCGGTCTGGCGGGCATCATTCTCTGTACCGCGATCAGCGCCTGGGTGGCGCTCTTTCTGGCGCGCCGTCAGTTGCGGGGGATCATCGGCCCGCTGCACAGCCTGGCGGGGGTGGCCCACGCCGCTCGCAGCGAACGGGCACTGGACCGGCGGGTGCCACCGGCGAAAATCGCCGAGCTCCACAACCTCGGCAACGACTTCAATGCTCTGCTCGATGAGCTGGAGTCGTGGCAGACCCACCTGCAAAACGAGAACGAAACCCTTGCCCACCAGGCCACTCACGACAGCCTCACGGGACTGCCCAACCGGGCGTTTTTCGAAGGGCGCCTGATTCGTGCATTGCGCAGCGCTAACAAACTCAACGAGCGCGCAGCAGTGCTGTTTCTGGACAGTGATCGTTTCAAGGAGATCAATGACAATTTTGGCCATGCGGCCGGCGATGCGGTGCTGGTGGCGGTCGCGAACCGGGTGCGCGCGCAGTTGCGCGAAGAGGATC
This genomic window from Pseudomonas kribbensis contains:
- a CDS encoding diguanylate cyclase domain-containing protein, whose product is MRRDKSTGRPTLGSVIGRGHLIVALVAVAMASVSLTLLGVLALRVYADHNLHLIARSISYTVEAAVVFNDKPAATEALALIASTEEVADAQVLDSQGQLLARWQRPENGLFSGLEMQITRIVLEKPISLPILHQDREIGRILLIGHGGSLMQFLLSGLAGIILCTAISAWVALFLARRQLRGIIGPLHSLAGVAHAARSERALDRRVPPAKIAELHNLGNDFNALLDELESWQTHLQNENETLAHQATHDSLTGLPNRAFFEGRLIRALRSANKLNERAAVLFLDSDRFKEINDNFGHAAGDAVLVAVANRVRAQLREEDLVARLGGDEFAVLLTPLHKTEDAERIADKILASMDTPIALPGDTSVVTSLSIGIAVYPDHGATPGTLLDAADAAMYQAKRLSRGAQFTAGSEHPVDPVQTRS